CATAATAAAAGACTATTTTAATGATAAATTATTAGAATCTATTAAACCTATTGACATAGATACATTTTTTCAGTTTTTGAAAAACGAAAAAAATGTTAATAACCTCGATAGGTATATATCAAGACTTAAGAATATGTTTAACTATGCAATTAAAATGGATTTTATTAATTCAAACCCTGTAAAGGCTAAACAATCTCAACGAGTAGAAATAATTAATAACATTTTATCGTTAGAAGAAATTGAAAAACTGCTAAAAGTAGCGAAATTGAACAAAAATAGGCAACTTTATTATATTATATTGATTGCCGTTTATACAGGTATGCGTAAGAGCGAAATATTATCATTGAAAGTAAATAACTTTGACTTTGATAATGAAATAATCACCTTAGAAAGCAAAAACACAAAAAGCAAGAAAACAAGGTTTATTCCTATATTATCAAGGCTAAAGGATGAAATTCAAGAGTACATTAAAACCACGGGTTTGAAAAAAAATGATAATTTATTTACCGTTAAAGATATTCAGGGTTCTTTTAAAACATGTCTAAAATATGCTGGCATAGATGAAAATTTTAGATTTCACGATCTACGACATACTTTTGCAAGCATTTGTATCCAGAACGGACTTAATTTATATGAAATAAAAGAAATTCTTGGGCATAGCGATTTCAAAGTTACACAACGTTACGCTCATTTAAATCAAAGAAAATTAATTGATAAATTACAACAAGTATTTCAATCTGATTAAGCTTTTTTCTGTTTCTTTATAAAATTTAACAAATCCCTTTTATCAAAATATATTTTGCCAAACAATTTATAATAAGGAATCATCCTTAAAGAGGTATATTTATAAATCGTATGTTTCGAAATATTAAAAATCCTACAGAAATCGTCAAGTGTAATAAGATTATCCAGGATTTCTAAATTCATTTCTTTTATCTCTTTTTGCATCTTTTTTCCTCCTATTTTTATCTATTAATTTCTATGAATAAATATAGTTAAATTTTTGAATGAAATTTGTGGTATTTGCAGAAAAAAATTATTCAAAAAAGCACACTTGAATACACGAGAACACTTTTTATTATTCTCCCTTTAATTTCAATGTTTACCACACATCTCTTATCAACAAGCAATACATAGTTAGAATTATTTAAACTGTTACATATTCTTTCGATTTCTTTTTTCCTATCAGGTGAGCTAACGTCATAAAAGCCCGTTTTTTCAGCAATAAAATCAAAACCCTGCGGATATTTAATTGCAATGTATTTTTGTTTGTTAATTGTAGTAATAAATATAGGCTGTTCAGAATTAGTGGTTAATTCAATCACATTACCTTTAATCATGTTTTTTAATGTCAATATAAGCTTTTCATATAGAGGCAACTTTTTCTTTTGCTTTTGCTTAGCAGATGTGTTCTCTTGCTCATGTTTTTGTTCTTGCTCTTGTATTTGATTATTCTCTTTTGGCTCATCATTTGATGAGGTTGTATTTTTATCGGATTGATTTTCCTGTTTTGTTTCTTGCTTTGGCGTTTCTGGAAGTTTTGTTTTTTCAGATTCAGTTTCTTTTACTTCTTCATCCATATCTATACTAATAAAATCTTTTAATTTTATTTCACCTGCGAAATTTTCAGGTTTAGAACAGCCCCATAGGAATTTATTTTTGATGATGATGAAATTAAGAGTTATTTTTTTGCCATTAGGAAACAATATATCAGCATGGAAAAAAGTTTTGCCTGATTCATCTGAGATGATAACATTCTTATCTTTTAAAATTGAAATTATGTGGTTTTTAGTTGTTTTGTAGTTATATTTTTTCCTCATGTAAACTAATGACTTTTCAATAACTAAAGGATTAACTACAAACGTAACAGTATCTAAAACAAAAAGCTGTCCACCGAGCCTGTTTATTGCAAATGTGTTTTGATTTACTAAATCCTGTAAAGATTTAAGAAAATAGTTTGTAAGTAATATTGTTTCATCTTCTTCTTGAATGTAATTGCCTTTTTCTGTTTGCTTTGTAACTTTTTCTTCTTTTTTAGAAGTAGAAGTAAAAGTTTTTGTCACGCTCCTAATATCAGCTTCTTTAATCAATTCCTGTAAAGTATCTTTTGGATCGTAACCAAAGAAATCATCAATCAGTTGGAGGAAGTTAACAGCGGATAGATATTTTCTGTCCTGCTGGGTTAAAATATCAAAAAGGAGAATAATATTTCTTTTTTCATGCTTTTTAGTTCTATTTGGTTTCCATATCAGCTCACAATTTGGATATTTGAGTTTGAAATCAAGCAGATTATCCTCAAGAGGATCAAAAACAACGTTACCATCTCTAATGATGAAATCAAACATTTTTCCTGCGTCGTGAAATAAGGCGCTAATAGCGGTTCTGTAAAGGACTCTCTCTTTGTTTTTTAAATTAAATTGACTGTCAAGATTGCCATGAGTGTCGTATTTCAATTCAAGTATTTTATGTTGTTCTATTAGTGCGTGTATAACAGTTTCAAGTGAATGTTTTAATAATCCAAAAGGTTCACTATGATGATGTTTTTCTGATGCAGGGGCATCGTATATTTTACGAATAAATCTCCTGATAACGTCATAAAAGAGCTTATAAGCCACATCTTTATAAGAGGGTAGCAAGTTATCTATTTTAACAAAAAATTGCTCGTGAGAGGCTATTATTTCATTTATAGAAGTTTCTATATCATTTTTTTGATTTTTATTTTT
Above is a window of Deferribacter autotrophicus DNA encoding:
- a CDS encoding tyrosine-type recombinase/integrase; protein product: MKGLYFKCSKCKKFISLYKKDFKKINYCPKCNEKLNKIFYIRIKKNNKTIFKSTGTSKKTEAERFLLKILNEDKELLKIQQKIKSLKFSEFLDNYYIPYYKTKNKSYEIEKYRINIIKDYFNDKLLESIKPIDIDTFFQFLKNEKNVNNLDRYISRLKNMFNYAIKMDFINSNPVKAKQSQRVEIINNILSLEEIEKLLKVAKLNKNRQLYYIILIAVYTGMRKSEILSLKVNNFDFDNEIITLESKNTKSKKTRFIPILSRLKDEIQEYIKTTGLKKNDNLFTVKDIQGSFKTCLKYAGIDENFRFHDLRHTFASICIQNGLNLYEIKEILGHSDFKVTQRYAHLNQRKLIDKLQQVFQSD
- a CDS encoding helix-turn-helix domain-containing protein, with protein sequence MQKEIKEMNLEILDNLITLDDFCRIFNISKHTIYKYTSLRMIPYYKLFGKIYFDKRDLLNFIKKQKKA
- a CDS encoding TraI domain-containing protein; translation: MIFSFFKNKNQKNDIETSINEIIASHEQFFVKIDNLLPSYKDVAYKLFYDVIRRFIRKIYDAPASEKHHHSEPFGLLKHSLETVIHALIEQHKILELKYDTHGNLDSQFNLKNKERVLYRTAISALFHDAGKMFDFIIRDGNVVFDPLEDNLLDFKLKYPNCELIWKPNRTKKHEKRNIILLFDILTQQDRKYLSAVNFLQLIDDFFGYDPKDTLQELIKEADIRSVTKTFTSTSKKEEKVTKQTEKGNYIQEEDETILLTNYFLKSLQDLVNQNTFAINRLGGQLFVLDTVTFVVNPLVIEKSLVYMRKKYNYKTTKNHIISILKDKNVIISDESGKTFFHADILFPNGKKITLNFIIIKNKFLWGCSKPENFAGEIKLKDFISIDMDEEVKETESEKTKLPETPKQETKQENQSDKNTTSSNDEPKENNQIQEQEQKHEQENTSAKQKQKKKLPLYEKLILTLKNMIKGNVIELTTNSEQPIFITTINKQKYIAIKYPQGFDFIAEKTGFYDVSSPDRKKEIERICNSLNNSNYVLLVDKRCVVNIEIKGRIIKSVLVYSSVLF